The Halorhabdus sp. BNX81 genome includes a region encoding these proteins:
- a CDS encoding MFS transporter yields MPAEQAEAAGPIDAFRSFFALRRDVLVLSIAMFAFSLGFQMTSRYLPEYMTALGASGVVVGLYGTFGNVISAVFPYPGGAISDRIGSRYALTLFGFLSTLGFAVWLIAGQFDAITIVGITIEPWVWIFVGLILAQAWKSFGLGASFAVVKQATDPSRLAAGFASTETFRRVAFLVGPVLAAVLLELQWNVPILSPILGTMGDSFATNFQYVLLVGVVFGALGTLIQHWLYDASEDTIGGSFAGIEQIRTDLREMPAELRPLLVGDTLVRFANGMVYVFFVLVVTQFLEVGFDASVALFGTSYSVTLSPAAFFGILLGVEMLVALLVMAPAAKAAEYVGLKPVVAVGFAVYAIFPVVLIYAPATETAMIVVFAFSGLRFAGLPSHKALIVGPAEADAGGRVTGTYYLLRNTIVIPSAAIGGYLWDYVSPEVAFTVAAAIGVVGTGYFLVFGEEFEAYR; encoded by the coding sequence ATGCCAGCGGAGCAGGCCGAAGCGGCAGGTCCGATCGACGCCTTCCGGTCGTTCTTCGCGCTCCGGCGGGACGTCCTCGTCCTCTCGATCGCGATGTTCGCCTTCAGCCTGGGCTTTCAGATGACCAGCCGTTATCTCCCGGAGTACATGACCGCGCTGGGTGCTTCGGGGGTCGTCGTCGGCCTCTATGGCACCTTCGGCAACGTCATCTCGGCGGTGTTCCCCTATCCCGGTGGTGCTATCTCGGACCGGATCGGCTCCCGGTACGCGCTGACGCTCTTTGGCTTTCTCTCGACCCTCGGCTTTGCCGTCTGGCTGATCGCCGGGCAGTTCGACGCGATCACGATCGTGGGGATAACGATCGAACCCTGGGTGTGGATCTTCGTCGGTCTGATCCTCGCCCAGGCCTGGAAGTCCTTCGGCCTCGGGGCCTCCTTCGCCGTCGTCAAGCAGGCCACCGATCCCTCGCGGCTGGCGGCCGGGTTCGCAAGCACGGAAACCTTTCGGCGGGTGGCCTTCCTCGTCGGCCCGGTGCTGGCGGCCGTCCTGCTCGAACTGCAGTGGAACGTCCCGATCCTCTCGCCGATTCTCGGGACGATGGGCGACTCGTTCGCGACGAACTTCCAGTACGTCCTGCTGGTCGGGGTGGTTTTCGGCGCGCTCGGGACGTTGATCCAGCACTGGCTGTACGACGCGAGCGAAGACACGATCGGGGGCTCCTTCGCGGGGATCGAGCAGATCCGGACGGACCTCCGGGAGATGCCCGCCGAGTTGCGACCGCTGCTCGTCGGCGACACCCTCGTCCGGTTCGCCAACGGCATGGTGTACGTCTTCTTCGTGCTGGTGGTCACCCAGTTCCTCGAAGTCGGCTTCGACGCCTCCGTCGCCCTCTTTGGAACGTCCTACAGCGTCACCCTCTCACCGGCGGCGTTTTTCGGCATCCTCCTGGGAGTCGAGATGCTGGTCGCGCTGTTGGTGATGGCGCCCGCGGCGAAGGCCGCCGAGTACGTCGGCCTCAAACCGGTCGTTGCGGTCGGATTCGCCGTCTACGCGATCTTCCCGGTCGTCCTCATCTACGCCCCGGCGACGGAGACAGCGATGATCGTCGTCTTTGCTTTCTCCGGCCTCCGATTCGCCGGCCTCCCCTCGCACAAGGCGCTGATCGTCGGCCCCGCCGAGGCCGACGCGGGCGGCCGCGTCACCGGGACGTACTACCTCCTGCGGAACACGATCGTCATCCCGAGCGCTGCCATCGGTGGGTATCTCTGGGATTATGTGAGCCCCGAGGTCGCGTTCACGGTCGCCGCCGCTATCGGCGTCGTCGGGACCGGGTACTTCCTCGTTTTCGGCGAGGAATTCGAAGCCTATCGATAG
- a CDS encoding helix-turn-helix domain-containing protein: protein MSRTAGNSERAINGLLSVAQLLEEPRLARLYTFVLREGEVTIDDIGDALEIPRTTAYSDTGTLVELGVLTRDETQKTHRYSAVPISLTATLDGDEHTVTPTLIEAVGRAPQDQDLDLLLEKHGLGKLAAALTYAIPYADGAMSERVAARELDLQSAFATAVLQALREVVLDMQSVDPYFEAIPSAREQPTETDA from the coding sequence ATGTCGAGAACCGCCGGGAATTCCGAGCGGGCCATCAACGGTCTCCTGTCGGTCGCCCAGCTCTTAGAGGAGCCACGGCTGGCGCGACTGTACACGTTTGTCCTCCGCGAGGGGGAGGTCACCATCGACGATATCGGCGATGCACTGGAGATACCACGGACGACGGCGTACTCGGATACGGGCACGCTCGTCGAACTTGGTGTGCTGACTCGAGACGAGACACAGAAGACCCACCGGTATTCGGCCGTTCCGATTTCGCTCACTGCGACCCTCGACGGGGACGAACACACAGTCACGCCGACTCTCATCGAGGCGGTTGGACGCGCACCACAAGATCAGGATCTCGACCTCCTGCTCGAAAAGCACGGCCTGGGCAAACTTGCGGCCGCCCTCACCTACGCCATCCCCTATGCTGACGGCGCGATGTCCGAACGAGTGGCTGCCCGGGAGCTGGATCTCCAGTCCGCCTTCGCCACCGCCGTCTTGCAGGCGCTCCGGGAGGTCGTCCTCGACATGCAGTCGGTTGATCCATACTTCGAAGCGATCCCGAGTGCGCGCGAGCAACCGACCGAGACAGATGCCTGA
- a CDS encoding helix-turn-helix domain-containing protein: MSTPETPPNDLETVRSRLNVVTQETRFSLLQDILGHPDGLPTLKELDYVNPSKSRTTIRQHLDALVDAGIVEEVLLPEDQRRNDRPYKFYGLSEEGRAFLEEHKLLRAEDTLREIYDRVEKTDEIERYESAPRPER; this comes from the coding sequence ATGAGTACGCCAGAGACGCCGCCGAACGACCTCGAAACCGTCCGGAGTCGGCTCAACGTCGTCACCCAGGAGACGCGGTTCTCGCTGCTGCAGGATATCCTGGGTCATCCCGATGGGCTGCCGACGCTGAAGGAACTCGACTACGTCAACCCCTCGAAGAGTCGGACGACGATCCGCCAGCACCTCGACGCGCTCGTCGACGCCGGGATCGTCGAGGAAGTGCTGCTCCCCGAGGACCAGCGGCGGAACGACCGCCCCTACAAGTTCTACGGGCTCAGTGAGGAAGGGCGGGCGTTTTTGGAGGAGCACAAACTGCTCCGGGCGGAAGACACGCTGCGGGAGATCTACGATCGCGTGGAGAAGACCGACGAGATCGAACGCTACGAGTCCGCGCCGCGACCCGAGCGGTAA
- the truD gene encoding tRNA pseudouridine(13) synthase TruD yields MRQAHPVEQAVGMEYYVSDSDGVGGRLRREPAAFGVREVEAFQVEPIDAKQGAYPHVVFRATLAGWDTNDFAGVLSDHLGISRERVSWAGTKDKYAKTTQLFSVAKVDPADLETIDLSDVEIEVLGRSGRPILFGDLAGNAFEIEISEPDAPGNLDGVLDELAAFAGSASGGGEDDGSTRIGVPNYFGQQRFGSQRPVTHEVGLAIARGDWTDAVLAYVGNPHEREREDTREARKYVTETEDWEGALDRLPKRLGYERSMCHRLVENGADDPEDFQEALEAVPTNLQQLFVNAAQSYAFNRILSARLERGLPFDEPVAGDVVCFADSGAPDGLELPDTGRTQRVTEDNVGTVRRHCERGRAFVTAPLLGTDSERPDGEPGEIERAVFEDLGISPADFDLPGEFDSEGTRRAILLRTDLSVERDPLTLSFALPKGSYATVVLREITKADPADL; encoded by the coding sequence ATGCGACAGGCACACCCCGTCGAGCAAGCAGTCGGCATGGAGTACTACGTCAGCGACAGCGACGGCGTCGGGGGCCGCCTTCGTCGGGAGCCCGCGGCCTTCGGCGTCCGTGAGGTCGAAGCCTTCCAGGTCGAGCCCATTGACGCCAAGCAGGGCGCGTACCCACACGTTGTCTTCCGGGCGACGCTCGCGGGCTGGGACACCAACGACTTCGCGGGCGTCCTCTCGGATCACCTCGGGATCAGTCGCGAACGCGTCTCCTGGGCCGGGACGAAGGACAAATACGCGAAGACGACTCAGCTGTTCTCCGTCGCGAAAGTCGACCCCGCCGATCTCGAAACGATCGACCTCTCCGATGTGGAAATCGAGGTCCTGGGTCGGAGCGGCCGGCCGATCCTCTTTGGCGATCTGGCGGGCAACGCCTTCGAGATCGAGATCAGCGAACCCGACGCGCCCGGAAATCTCGATGGAGTTCTCGACGAACTCGCCGCGTTCGCCGGCAGCGCGTCCGGCGGTGGCGAGGACGACGGCTCGACCCGCATTGGCGTCCCCAACTACTTCGGGCAGCAACGTTTCGGCAGCCAGCGCCCGGTCACCCACGAGGTCGGCCTCGCCATCGCCCGCGGCGACTGGACGGACGCCGTTCTCGCGTACGTCGGGAATCCACACGAACGCGAGCGCGAGGATACCCGCGAGGCACGGAAGTACGTCACAGAAACCGAGGATTGGGAAGGCGCGCTCGATCGACTCCCCAAGCGCCTGGGCTACGAACGGTCGATGTGCCATCGACTCGTCGAGAACGGGGCCGACGACCCCGAAGACTTCCAAGAAGCGCTGGAGGCGGTCCCGACGAACCTCCAGCAACTGTTCGTCAACGCTGCCCAGTCCTACGCGTTCAATCGGATTCTCTCGGCACGGCTGGAGCGCGGGCTTCCCTTCGACGAGCCAGTCGCGGGCGACGTGGTCTGTTTCGCCGACAGCGGTGCTCCCGATGGCCTCGAACTGCCGGACACCGGGCGGACGCAGCGTGTAACCGAGGACAACGTCGGGACGGTTCGCCGCCACTGCGAGCGCGGGCGGGCGTTCGTGACCGCGCCGCTGCTCGGGACCGACAGTGAGCGCCCGGATGGTGAGCCGGGCGAAATTGAGCGGGCTGTCTTCGAAGATCTGGGGATCAGCCCGGCGGACTTCGACCTTCCGGGCGAGTTCGACTCGGAAGGCACGCGACGGGCGATCCTCCTGCGGACGGACTTATCGGTCGAACGGGATCCGCTGACGCTCTCGTTTGCGCTCCCGAAAGGCTCGTACGCGACGGTCGTCCTGCGGGAGATCACGAAAGCAGATCCGGCGGACCTCTGA
- the psmB gene encoding archaeal proteasome endopeptidase complex subunit beta, with amino-acid sequence MNPHDSGRTDPYAPELGSIATDEGDGENVTKTGTTTVGLATEDGVVIATDRRASLGGRFVSNKNVVKVEEIHPTAAMTLVGSVGGAQSFIRTLRSEASLYETRRDEPMSINALATLAGNFARGGPFLAIHPILGGVDDEGSHVYTIDPAGGVMQDDYAVTGSGMQVAYGTIEGEYDAEMSTEEAKELATNAVQAASERDTGSGNGLVIAEITDEGVEIEEFDDLADAL; translated from the coding sequence ATGAACCCCCACGACAGCGGACGGACAGACCCCTACGCACCCGAACTCGGCTCGATTGCGACCGACGAGGGAGACGGCGAGAACGTGACGAAGACCGGGACGACGACCGTCGGCCTCGCGACCGAGGATGGCGTCGTGATCGCGACCGACCGCCGGGCGAGCCTCGGCGGCCGGTTCGTCTCGAACAAGAACGTCGTGAAGGTCGAGGAGATCCACCCGACGGCAGCCATGACGCTCGTGGGCTCGGTCGGCGGTGCCCAGTCGTTCATCCGGACGCTGCGCTCGGAGGCCAGTCTCTACGAGACGCGTCGTGACGAGCCGATGAGTATCAACGCGCTGGCGACGCTCGCGGGCAACTTCGCTCGCGGTGGTCCGTTCCTCGCCATTCACCCGATCCTCGGCGGCGTCGACGACGAGGGCAGTCACGTCTACACGATCGACCCCGCCGGCGGCGTCATGCAGGACGACTACGCGGTCACCGGCAGCGGGATGCAAGTCGCCTACGGGACCATCGAGGGCGAGTACGACGCCGAGATGTCCACCGAGGAGGCCAAAGAGCTCGCGACGAACGCGGTCCAGGCCGCCAGCGAGCGCGACACCGGTTCCGGCAACGGCCTCGTGATCGCCGAGATTACCGACGAAGGCGTCGAGATCGAGGAGTTCGACGACCTCGCGGACGCGCTGTAG
- the psmA gene encoding archaeal proteasome endopeptidase complex subunit alpha, whose amino-acid sequence MQGNQQQQAYDRGITIFSPDGRLYQVEYAREAVKRGSASVGVRTDEGVVLAADRQTRSSLIERDSIEKTHKIDDHIAIASAGHVADARKLIDFARRRSQVEHLRYDQPMGVEALTKAITDTIQEYTQTGGARPFGVALIVGGMENGEPRLFETDPSGTPYEWSALAVGGGREEIQEYFEDNYEDGMTLEDGVGLALEGLAEPNEDGLDPDGVDLQTVDEEGVLGVSQDVIEEHLEERDLLGGDDE is encoded by the coding sequence ATGCAAGGAAACCAACAACAGCAGGCCTACGATCGCGGGATTACGATCTTCTCGCCGGACGGCCGGCTCTATCAGGTCGAGTACGCACGGGAAGCCGTCAAACGCGGGAGCGCAAGCGTCGGTGTACGGACCGACGAGGGCGTCGTCCTGGCGGCGGACCGACAGACGCGCTCGTCGCTCATCGAGCGCGACAGCATCGAGAAGACACACAAGATCGACGACCACATCGCTATCGCGAGCGCCGGGCACGTCGCCGACGCGCGCAAGCTCATCGACTTTGCGCGCCGACGGTCGCAGGTCGAACATCTGCGATACGACCAGCCGATGGGTGTCGAGGCGCTGACGAAGGCCATCACCGACACGATCCAGGAGTACACCCAGACCGGTGGCGCGCGCCCCTTCGGCGTCGCGCTGATCGTCGGCGGGATGGAGAACGGCGAGCCCCGCCTCTTCGAGACCGACCCCTCGGGGACGCCCTACGAGTGGTCGGCACTCGCGGTCGGCGGCGGCCGCGAGGAGATCCAGGAGTACTTCGAGGACAACTACGAGGACGGCATGACGCTCGAGGACGGCGTTGGCCTTGCACTGGAAGGGCTGGCCGAACCCAACGAGGACGGGCTCGACCCCGACGGCGTCGACCTCCAGACGGTCGACGAAGAGGGCGTCCTCGGCGTGAGCCAGGACGTGATCGAGGAGCACCTCGAGGAGCGCGACCTGCTCGGAGGTGACGACGAATGA
- the pth2 gene encoding peptidyl-tRNA hydrolase Pth2, whose product MKQAIVARADLNMGEGKLAAQVAHAALMAYEDADSQSQSAWKGSGQKKVVLQADGEATLFKLADKAEREGLAHAIVRDAGHTELEPGTVSALAVGPADEDAVDRVTGDLSLY is encoded by the coding sequence ATGAAGCAGGCGATCGTCGCACGCGCGGATCTGAACATGGGCGAGGGGAAACTCGCGGCCCAGGTCGCCCACGCCGCCCTGATGGCCTACGAGGACGCCGACAGCCAAAGCCAGTCAGCCTGGAAGGGCAGCGGCCAGAAGAAGGTCGTCCTGCAGGCTGACGGCGAAGCAACGCTGTTCAAGCTCGCCGACAAAGCCGAACGCGAGGGGTTGGCCCACGCCATCGTCCGGGACGCCGGCCACACCGAACTCGAACCTGGCACCGTCTCGGCGCTGGCGGTCGGTCCAGCGGACGAAGACGCCGTCGATCGCGTCACGGGAGACCTATCGCTATACTGA
- a CDS encoding transcriptional regulator, whose amino-acid sequence MQRTTRERIADRLRGESLSATALAAAFELSTTTVIEHVEHIARSLDDSDEQLLVAPPACEDCGFDGFDDRLNEPSRCPECHSENLSPPIFRIE is encoded by the coding sequence ATGCAGCGGACCACGCGCGAGCGGATCGCCGATCGATTACGGGGGGAATCGCTGTCCGCGACGGCGCTCGCCGCGGCGTTCGAACTCTCGACGACGACGGTGATCGAGCACGTCGAGCACATCGCCCGGTCGCTCGATGATAGTGACGAGCAGTTGCTGGTCGCGCCCCCGGCGTGTGAGGACTGTGGCTTCGATGGGTTCGACGACCGACTGAACGAGCCGAGTCGGTGCCCGGAGTGCCACAGCGAGAACCTTTCGCCGCCGATATTTCGGATCGAGTGA
- a CDS encoding class II fumarate hydratase, with product MTDSEDYRIEADSLGEMDVPADAYWGAQTQRAIENFPISDRRFGRRFIRALGVVKKGAAQANRDLGLLDEEKADAIVAAADEVIAGDHDDQFPVDIFQTGSGTSTNMNANEVIANRATEIVGGEIGSKEIHPNDHVNYGQSSNDVIPTAMHVAVLEAIERDVLPGLETLREELEIKEEEFDDVVKTGRTHLQDATPVMLGQEFSGYRTQVEKGIARVEETRERAAELALGGTAVGTGLNTHPEFPELAAEYISEETLLTFREADNHFEAQAAHDAMSEVHGALRTVAGSLQKIANDLRLLASGPRNGLGELDQPENQPGSSIMPGKINPVVAESVNQVYAQVVGNDATVSTGAANGQIDLNLYKPVIAANVLESARLIANVSGAFATKFVAKLEADREHCEERVEQSMALATALNPAIGYDKASEVAKEAMKTGQTIREVAVEKGYLTEDEADEVLDPATMTERVILGDE from the coding sequence ATGACCGACAGCGAGGATTACCGGATCGAAGCCGACAGCCTCGGCGAGATGGACGTGCCCGCCGACGCCTACTGGGGGGCACAGACCCAGCGCGCGATCGAGAACTTCCCGATCAGCGACCGGCGCTTCGGACGACGCTTCATTCGGGCGCTGGGCGTCGTCAAGAAGGGTGCGGCACAGGCCAATCGGGATCTCGGCCTCTTGGACGAGGAGAAAGCCGACGCCATCGTCGCGGCCGCCGACGAGGTGATCGCCGGCGACCACGACGACCAGTTCCCGGTCGACATCTTCCAGACGGGGTCGGGGACCTCGACGAACATGAACGCCAACGAGGTGATCGCCAATCGAGCTACCGAGATCGTCGGCGGCGAGATCGGGTCGAAGGAGATCCACCCGAACGATCACGTCAACTACGGCCAATCGAGCAACGACGTCATCCCGACGGCGATGCACGTCGCCGTTTTGGAGGCGATCGAGCGCGACGTCCTCCCCGGACTGGAGACGCTCCGTGAGGAACTCGAAATCAAGGAGGAGGAATTCGACGACGTGGTCAAGACCGGGCGGACCCACCTCCAGGATGCGACGCCGGTGATGCTGGGCCAGGAGTTCTCGGGCTACCGGACCCAGGTCGAGAAGGGGATCGCCCGCGTCGAGGAGACGCGCGAGCGGGCGGCCGAACTGGCGCTCGGCGGGACAGCCGTCGGGACCGGGCTCAACACCCACCCCGAATTCCCCGAGTTGGCGGCCGAATACATCAGCGAGGAGACGCTGCTCACCTTCCGGGAGGCCGACAACCACTTCGAGGCCCAGGCCGCCCACGACGCGATGAGCGAGGTCCACGGCGCGCTCCGGACCGTCGCCGGGTCGCTCCAGAAGATCGCCAACGACCTCCGGCTGCTCGCCTCCGGGCCGCGTAACGGCCTCGGCGAACTCGATCAGCCAGAGAACCAGCCCGGCTCCTCGATCATGCCGGGAAAGATCAATCCCGTCGTCGCGGAGTCGGTCAACCAGGTGTACGCCCAGGTCGTCGGCAACGACGCGACCGTCTCGACCGGCGCGGCCAACGGCCAGATCGACCTCAACCTCTACAAGCCGGTGATAGCGGCGAACGTCCTCGAATCAGCGCGGCTGATCGCCAACGTCAGCGGTGCCTTCGCGACGAAGTTCGTCGCCAAACTGGAGGCCGATCGCGAGCACTGCGAGGAGCGTGTCGAACAGAGCATGGCGCTGGCGACGGCACTCAATCCCGCGATCGGCTACGACAAGGCCAGCGAGGTCGCCAAGGAGGCGATGAAAACCGGACAGACCATCCGAGAAGTCGCCGTCGAGAAAGGCTACCTCACCGAGGACGAAGCCGACGAGGTGCTCGACCCGGCGACGATGACCGAGCGCGTCATTCTCGGTGACGAGTGA
- the gatE gene encoding Glu-tRNA(Gln) amidotransferase subunit GatE, whose amino-acid sequence MTADFDYAALGLVAGLEIHQQLDTESKLFCECPTTIRDPAESTTTITRYLHPTKSELGELDEAALEESQVEREFEYLTYDSTCLVEADDEPPHRVDEEAMAVALEIGQLLDMDAIDQVHVMRKLVIDGSNTSGFQRTMMVATDGEIETSEGPVGVEDLMLEEESAQRVEETDSGVRYSLDRLGIPLVEIGTDPDIRSPAQAQEAAERIGMLLRSTGQVRRGLGTIRQDVNVSIAEGARVEIKGVQSLEDIEAIVRNEVGRQVELLDIAEELDNRDATVGDPQDVTGVFEDTDSGVIRGALDDGGEVWAVPLPGFGGLVGREIQPDRRLGTEFSDHAKRHGAGGIFHTDELPAYGVTEAEVEALAETVDLDPDAVTGEESEDAVAIVADAPEVAEQSIEAVAERAETAMDGVPEETRDATEEATTRYLRPLPGAARMYPETDVPPVEPDPEEVETPELLTEKTERYQDEYDLDAGLAEQVAYGKRWELFEEAVESGVDATLAAQTVESTVTEIRRDGAPVEHLTDDHFRAVFGLLAEDELAKEGVPDLLAALAENPELSAEEAAEQEDLGSAGEDEVREAVVTVVERNASQIEDEGMGAFSGLMGECMGELRGKADGDVVSDVLREEIQKRA is encoded by the coding sequence ATGACTGCCGACTTCGACTACGCGGCCCTCGGGCTGGTCGCCGGACTTGAGATCCACCAGCAACTTGACACCGAGAGCAAGCTGTTCTGTGAGTGCCCGACGACGATCCGCGATCCCGCGGAATCGACGACGACCATCACCCGATACCTCCACCCGACGAAGAGCGAACTCGGCGAACTCGACGAGGCCGCCCTCGAGGAGAGCCAGGTCGAACGCGAGTTCGAATATCTGACCTACGACTCGACCTGTCTGGTCGAGGCCGACGACGAACCGCCACACCGGGTCGACGAGGAGGCGATGGCCGTCGCCCTCGAGATCGGACAGCTGCTCGACATGGACGCGATCGACCAGGTCCACGTCATGCGCAAACTCGTCATCGACGGGTCGAACACCTCCGGGTTCCAGCGCACCATGATGGTCGCGACCGACGGCGAGATCGAGACCAGCGAGGGGCCGGTCGGCGTCGAGGACCTCATGCTCGAAGAGGAGAGCGCCCAGCGCGTCGAGGAGACCGATTCCGGGGTGCGCTACAGCCTCGACCGCCTCGGTATTCCTCTGGTCGAGATCGGCACTGACCCGGACATCCGCTCGCCGGCACAGGCCCAGGAGGCCGCCGAACGCATCGGGATGCTCCTGCGCTCGACCGGCCAGGTCCGCCGCGGCCTGGGCACCATCCGCCAGGACGTCAACGTCTCGATCGCCGAGGGGGCCCGCGTCGAGATCAAAGGCGTCCAGAGTCTCGAAGACATCGAGGCGATTGTCCGCAACGAAGTGGGTCGGCAGGTCGAACTGCTCGACATCGCCGAGGAACTCGACAACCGGGACGCCACGGTCGGCGACCCGCAGGACGTGACCGGAGTCTTCGAAGACACCGACAGCGGCGTGATCCGGGGCGCACTCGACGACGGCGGCGAGGTCTGGGCCGTCCCCCTCCCGGGCTTTGGCGGCCTCGTCGGTCGCGAGATCCAGCCCGACCGCCGCCTGGGAACGGAGTTCTCCGATCACGCAAAGCGCCACGGCGCGGGCGGGATCTTCCACACCGACGAACTACCGGCCTACGGCGTCACCGAGGCAGAAGTCGAAGCGCTGGCCGAGACCGTCGACCTCGATCCCGATGCCGTCACTGGCGAGGAGAGCGAGGACGCGGTCGCCATCGTCGCCGACGCGCCCGAGGTCGCCGAGCAGTCGATCGAGGCGGTCGCCGAGCGTGCCGAGACCGCGATGGACGGCGTCCCCGAGGAGACCCGCGACGCCACCGAGGAGGCGACGACGCGGTACCTTCGACCCTTGCCCGGTGCGGCGCGGATGTACCCCGAAACCGACGTCCCGCCGGTCGAACCCGACCCGGAAGAAGTCGAAACGCCCGAACTCCTCACCGAGAAGACCGAGCGCTACCAGGACGAGTACGATCTCGACGCCGGCCTGGCCGAACAGGTCGCCTACGGGAAGCGGTGGGAACTGTTCGAAGAAGCCGTCGAGTCAGGGGTCGACGCTACGTTGGCCGCCCAGACGGTCGAATCGACCGTGACCGAGATCCGGCGGGACGGCGCGCCGGTCGAGCACCTCACCGACGACCACTTCCGGGCGGTCTTCGGGCTGCTGGCCGAGGATGAACTCGCCAAGGAGGGCGTCCCGGACCTGCTGGCTGCACTCGCCGAGAATCCCGAGTTGAGCGCCGAGGAGGCAGCCGAGCAGGAGGACCTCGGCAGTGCTGGCGAGGACGAAGTCCGCGAGGCCGTCGTCACCGTCGTCGAGCGCAACGCAAGCCAGATCGAGGACGAGGGGATGGGTGCCTTCTCCGGACTGATGGGCGAGTGCATGGGCGAACTCCGGGGGAAGGCTGACGGCGACGTCGTCAGCGACGTGCTCCGCGAGGAGATCCAGAAGCGCGCCTGA
- a CDS encoding RNA methyltransferase, with the protein MNVSVAVVDAQTPGNVGTIARAMKNFGLSDLKLVDPPELDPDGEAYGYAGQAREDIMPDADVVTFEEIVNNYHTVATTAITNEDATKHVRYPFVTPRELAEELKGIDTDVCLVFGREDVGLSNEELAEVDQICSIPASDDYPVLNLGQAATIVLYELRALTVEETQLPDITDRADQPAIEGLHDQFEGFLAAIDHPAEKRAKAGRLFRRVIGRAHPTGREVRTLRGLFRRVEQKLED; encoded by the coding sequence ATGAACGTGAGCGTCGCCGTCGTCGATGCCCAGACCCCGGGCAACGTCGGGACGATCGCCCGCGCGATGAAGAACTTCGGCCTCTCGGACCTCAAACTGGTCGACCCGCCCGAACTCGATCCCGACGGGGAGGCCTACGGCTACGCCGGCCAGGCCCGCGAGGACATCATGCCCGACGCCGACGTGGTCACCTTCGAGGAGATAGTCAACAACTACCATACCGTTGCGACGACGGCGATCACCAACGAGGACGCGACCAAGCACGTCCGGTATCCGTTCGTGACGCCGCGGGAACTCGCCGAGGAACTCAAGGGAATCGACACCGACGTGTGTCTGGTCTTCGGCCGCGAGGACGTCGGTCTCTCCAACGAGGAACTCGCCGAGGTCGACCAGATCTGTTCGATCCCCGCCAGCGACGACTATCCCGTCCTGAACCTGGGCCAGGCCGCCACGATCGTGCTCTACGAACTCCGGGCGCTGACCGTCGAGGAGACCCAGCTGCCCGACATCACTGATCGGGCCGATCAGCCAGCGATCGAGGGATTGCACGACCAGTTCGAGGGCTTCCTCGCGGCGATCGACCATCCCGCGGAGAAACGGGCGAAGGCCGGGCGTCTCTTCCGGCGGGTGATCGGGCGTGCCCATCCGACGGGCCGGGAGGTTCGGACACTGCGGGGGCTCTTCCGACGGGTCGAGCAGAAACTGGAGGATTAG
- a CDS encoding 6-hydroxymethylpterin diphosphokinase MptE-like protein, translated as MDFATWEPVYEAILDDFGYDRAGDERARDWLASVFERREVEPYEPVPDAFAGDTVAVAGAGPSLLDETEVVRNADSIVAASTAADSLRDIGFDLDFVVTDLDKHAEGVREFTKEGVPVAVHAHGDNVDVLRQYVPTFDLASVVPTTQAAPTGAVVNYGGFTDGDRAAFLADHLGAEELVFPGWDFEDDSLGEEKRRKLQWAKRLLVWLEQRRNERFGILDGRRDGIDTQMLP; from the coding sequence ATGGACTTTGCCACCTGGGAGCCGGTCTACGAGGCCATCCTCGACGACTTCGGCTACGACCGGGCGGGCGACGAGCGGGCGCGGGACTGGCTGGCGTCGGTGTTCGAGCGCCGCGAAGTCGAGCCGTACGAGCCAGTACCGGATGCGTTCGCAGGCGACACCGTCGCCGTCGCCGGTGCCGGTCCGTCGCTGCTTGACGAGACCGAGGTCGTTCGAAACGCCGATTCGATCGTCGCCGCCTCGACGGCCGCCGATAGCCTCCGCGATATCGGATTCGATCTCGATTTCGTGGTGACCGATCTGGACAAACACGCCGAGGGGGTGCGGGAGTTCACGAAGGAAGGCGTTCCCGTGGCTGTCCACGCCCACGGTGACAACGTGGACGTGCTCCGGCAGTACGTCCCGACGTTCGACCTGGCGAGCGTCGTCCCGACGACCCAGGCCGCGCCGACCGGGGCGGTCGTGAACTACGGTGGCTTCACGGACGGTGACCGGGCGGCGTTTCTGGCCGATCATCTGGGAGCCGAGGAGCTCGTCTTCCCCGGGTGGGACTTCGAGGACGACTCGCTGGGGGAGGAGAAGCGGCGGAAACTCCAGTGGGCAAAGCGATTGCTGGTCTGGCTGGAACAGCGTCGAAACGAGCGGTTCGGCATCCTCGACGGGCGGCGCGACGGGATTGACACGCAGATGCTTCCCTAG